From Eriocheir sinensis breed Jianghai 21 chromosome 16, ASM2467909v1, whole genome shotgun sequence, a single genomic window includes:
- the LOC126999466 gene encoding uncharacterized protein LOC126999466, whose amino-acid sequence MRIWLSAEPWPGVALVLLLAMMSASSGPDYYSVPDQDILTYLAEEDTFNNSSSEPDSPCPPHALLEALFREYTSVPRYFLTVARHDACRGLKLDAQGMPQRDYSGYQPQWLEDATTAGDCPWHLVRKEFMHGTLPAAILEVSCLCDGLRCSVQGDFRCTSVTRQVTVWSSEASGGAHYLPRYLEVTTACVCAQRHALQGGHVHPGP is encoded by the coding sequence ATGAGGATCTGGCTGTCCGCCGAGCCGTGGCCTGGCGtcgctctcgtcctcctcctggcgATGATGTCGGCGTCGTCAGGCCCTGACTATTACAGCGTCCCCGACCAGGACATCCTCACCTATCTAGCCGAGGAAGACACCTTCAACAACTCCAGCTCCGAACCCGACAGTCCCTGCCCGCCGCACGCCCTGCTGGAGGCCCTCTTCAGGGAGTACACGTCCGTGCCGCGCTACTTCCTCACCGTGGCGCGCCACGACGCCTGCCGCGGCCTGAAGCTCGACGCCCAGGGCATGCCGCAGCGGGACTACTCCGGCTACCAACCGCAGTGGCTCGAGGACGCCACCACGGCCGGGGACTGTCCGTGGCACCTGGTGCGGAAGGAGTTCATGCACGGCACCCTGCCCGCCGCCATCCTGGAGGTGAGCTGCCTGTGTGACGGCCTCCGCTGCTCCGTGCAGGGCGACTTCCGCTGCACCTCCGTGACCCGCCAGGTGACGGTGTGGAGCAGCGAGGCCTCGGGCGGCGCCCACTACCTGCCGCGCTACCTGGAGGTGACCACCGCCTGCGTGTGTGCCCAGCGCCACGCCCTGCAGGGCGGCCACGTCCACCCCGGCCCCTAG
- the LOC126999467 gene encoding innexin inx2-like isoform X3: MSRGGGNKGDKNLNLLDIRYLLETVVRGVHTQINKVTTGPLDGLPLYLHYRCTVWAMFGGFLAVFHSWYHRDNIVCVSHFNAETTVREEYVNVCLSYPFLQLDGKRRYILFYRWVHWSFLLLAVLFYLPRKVSKNLDNARCKKLLEDLNKEAATYEEEESKVVDKVYRYMVFNIRTHDDVYMKYILVNAIAVGVDICTFVFLNFVLQGRFILYGYRSFPFDRDPENFTDFMSQTFPPFVSCELTVANQLVNRRTEMFGCHLIFMELYEKIFMGLWLWLIVIMSITICQIIFLLLLQVPSVRLLLLRFSKPVHATTKRSLVIENVARNSRVGDVYVLYRLGQYLSHARFWDVMVRLENSQACNWRKSEESNKDRIKNEESNKERIKNEESNKARNFTSTENQEQKTQKVKGRSKPHKDTIVTFPEDSPLLKNAKD, encoded by the exons ATGTCGAGGGGCGGCGGCAATAAG GGGGACAAGAACCTGAACCTGCTGGACATCCGCTACCTGCTGGAGACGGTGGTCCGCGGGGTACATACGCAGATCAACAAGGTAACCACCGGGCCCCTCGATGGGCTGCCGCTCTACCTGCACTACCGCTGCACCGTGTGGGCCATGTTCGGGGGCTTCCTGGCCGTCTTTCATTCCTG GTACCACAGGGACAACATCGTCTGCGTGTCGCACTTCAACGCCGAGACGACGGTGCGGGAGGAGTACGTGAACGTGTGCCTCTCCTACCCGTTCCTGCAGTTGGACGGCAAGCGGCGGTACATCCTCTTCTACCGCTGGGTGCACTGGTCCTTCCTCCTGCTGGCCGTCCTCTTCTACCTGCCTCGTAAGGTCTCAAAGAACTTGGATAATGCCAGATGTAAAAAGCTTCTTGAAGACCTGAACAAAGAGGCCGCCAcctatgaagaggaagagagcaaagtGGTCGACAAGGTCTACCGCTACATGGTCTTCAACATACGAACTCACGACGACGTCTACATGAAGTACATCCTTGTCAACGCGATAGCGGTGGGGGTGGACATATGCACCTTCGTGTTCCTCAATTTCGTGCTGCAGGGAAGGTTCATCCTGTATGGCTACAGGTCCTTCCCCTTCGACCGAGACCCGGAAAACTTCACCGACTTCATGTCCCAAACGTTCCCGCCGTTCGTCTCCTGCGAGCTGACCGTCGCCAACCAGCTGGTGAACCGCCGCACGGAGATGTTCGGGTGCCACCTCATCTTTATGGAGCTGTACGAGAAGATCTTCATGGGGCTGTGGCTGTGGCTCATCGTCATCATGTCCATCACGATCTGCCagattatcttccttctcctcctgcaggTGCCGAGTGTGCGCCTCCTGCTGCTGCGTTTCTCCAAGCCGGTTCACGCCACCACCAAGCGCTCCTTGGTCATCGAAAACGTGGCGAGGAACAGTCGGGTCGGCGACGTGTATGTCCTGTACCGCCTGGGACAGTACCTCAGCCACGCCCGGTTCTGGGACGTGATGGTGCGTCTGGAGAACTCCCAAGCGTGCAATTGGAGAAAGAGCGAGGAAAGTAACAAAGACAGGATAAAGAACGAGGAAAGTAacaaagagaggataaagaacgAGGAGAGTAACAAAGCTAGAAACTTCACCTCGACAGAAAACCAAGAACAGAAGACGCAGAAAGTAAAAGGGCGCTCCAAGCCGCACAAGGACACCATAGTCACATTTCCCGAGGACAGTCCGCTGCTGAAGAATGCCAAAGACTGA
- the LOC126999467 gene encoding innexin inx2-like isoform X2, whose amino-acid sequence MSRGGGNKQGDKNLNLLDIRYLLETVVRGVHTQINKVTTGPLDGLPLYLHYRCTVWAMFGGFLAVFHSWYHRDNIVCVSHFNAETTVREEYVNVCLSYPFLQLDGKRRYILFYRWVHWSFLLLAVLFYLPRKVSKNLDNARCKKLLEDLNKEAATYEEEESKVVDKVYRYMVFNIRTHDDVYMKYILVNAIAVGVDICTFVFLNFVLQGRFILYGYRSFPFDRDPENFTDFMSQTFPPFVSCELTVANQLVNRRTEMFGCHLIFMELYEKIFMGLWLWLIVIMSITICQIIFLLLLQVPSVRLLLLRFSKPVHATTKRSLVIENVARNSRVGDVYVLYRLGQYLSHARFWDVMVRLENSQACNWRKSEESNKDRIKNEESNKERIKNEESNKARNFTSTENQEQKTQKVKGRSKPHKDTIVTFPEDSPLLKNAKD is encoded by the exons ATGTCGAGGGGCGGCGGCAATAAG CAGGGGGACAAGAACCTGAACCTGCTGGACATCCGCTACCTGCTGGAGACGGTGGTCCGCGGGGTACATACGCAGATCAACAAGGTAACCACCGGGCCCCTCGATGGGCTGCCGCTCTACCTGCACTACCGCTGCACCGTGTGGGCCATGTTCGGGGGCTTCCTGGCCGTCTTTCATTCCTG GTACCACAGGGACAACATCGTCTGCGTGTCGCACTTCAACGCCGAGACGACGGTGCGGGAGGAGTACGTGAACGTGTGCCTCTCCTACCCGTTCCTGCAGTTGGACGGCAAGCGGCGGTACATCCTCTTCTACCGCTGGGTGCACTGGTCCTTCCTCCTGCTGGCCGTCCTCTTCTACCTGCCTCGTAAGGTCTCAAAGAACTTGGATAATGCCAGATGTAAAAAGCTTCTTGAAGACCTGAACAAAGAGGCCGCCAcctatgaagaggaagagagcaaagtGGTCGACAAGGTCTACCGCTACATGGTCTTCAACATACGAACTCACGACGACGTCTACATGAAGTACATCCTTGTCAACGCGATAGCGGTGGGGGTGGACATATGCACCTTCGTGTTCCTCAATTTCGTGCTGCAGGGAAGGTTCATCCTGTATGGCTACAGGTCCTTCCCCTTCGACCGAGACCCGGAAAACTTCACCGACTTCATGTCCCAAACGTTCCCGCCGTTCGTCTCCTGCGAGCTGACCGTCGCCAACCAGCTGGTGAACCGCCGCACGGAGATGTTCGGGTGCCACCTCATCTTTATGGAGCTGTACGAGAAGATCTTCATGGGGCTGTGGCTGTGGCTCATCGTCATCATGTCCATCACGATCTGCCagattatcttccttctcctcctgcaggTGCCGAGTGTGCGCCTCCTGCTGCTGCGTTTCTCCAAGCCGGTTCACGCCACCACCAAGCGCTCCTTGGTCATCGAAAACGTGGCGAGGAACAGTCGGGTCGGCGACGTGTATGTCCTGTACCGCCTGGGACAGTACCTCAGCCACGCCCGGTTCTGGGACGTGATGGTGCGTCTGGAGAACTCCCAAGCGTGCAATTGGAGAAAGAGCGAGGAAAGTAACAAAGACAGGATAAAGAACGAGGAAAGTAacaaagagaggataaagaacgAGGAGAGTAACAAAGCTAGAAACTTCACCTCGACAGAAAACCAAGAACAGAAGACGCAGAAAGTAAAAGGGCGCTCCAAGCCGCACAAGGACACCATAGTCACATTTCCCGAGGACAGTCCGCTGCTGAAGAATGCCAAAGACTGA
- the LOC126999467 gene encoding innexin inx2-like isoform X1: MSRGGGNKDDNKKQGDKNLNLLDIRYLLETVVRGVHTQINKVTTGPLDGLPLYLHYRCTVWAMFGGFLAVFHSWYHRDNIVCVSHFNAETTVREEYVNVCLSYPFLQLDGKRRYILFYRWVHWSFLLLAVLFYLPRKVSKNLDNARCKKLLEDLNKEAATYEEEESKVVDKVYRYMVFNIRTHDDVYMKYILVNAIAVGVDICTFVFLNFVLQGRFILYGYRSFPFDRDPENFTDFMSQTFPPFVSCELTVANQLVNRRTEMFGCHLIFMELYEKIFMGLWLWLIVIMSITICQIIFLLLLQVPSVRLLLLRFSKPVHATTKRSLVIENVARNSRVGDVYVLYRLGQYLSHARFWDVMVRLENSQACNWRKSEESNKDRIKNEESNKERIKNEESNKARNFTSTENQEQKTQKVKGRSKPHKDTIVTFPEDSPLLKNAKD; the protein is encoded by the exons ATGTCGAGGGGCGGCGGCAATAAG GATGACAATAAAAAGCAGGGGGACAAGAACCTGAACCTGCTGGACATCCGCTACCTGCTGGAGACGGTGGTCCGCGGGGTACATACGCAGATCAACAAGGTAACCACCGGGCCCCTCGATGGGCTGCCGCTCTACCTGCACTACCGCTGCACCGTGTGGGCCATGTTCGGGGGCTTCCTGGCCGTCTTTCATTCCTG GTACCACAGGGACAACATCGTCTGCGTGTCGCACTTCAACGCCGAGACGACGGTGCGGGAGGAGTACGTGAACGTGTGCCTCTCCTACCCGTTCCTGCAGTTGGACGGCAAGCGGCGGTACATCCTCTTCTACCGCTGGGTGCACTGGTCCTTCCTCCTGCTGGCCGTCCTCTTCTACCTGCCTCGTAAGGTCTCAAAGAACTTGGATAATGCCAGATGTAAAAAGCTTCTTGAAGACCTGAACAAAGAGGCCGCCAcctatgaagaggaagagagcaaagtGGTCGACAAGGTCTACCGCTACATGGTCTTCAACATACGAACTCACGACGACGTCTACATGAAGTACATCCTTGTCAACGCGATAGCGGTGGGGGTGGACATATGCACCTTCGTGTTCCTCAATTTCGTGCTGCAGGGAAGGTTCATCCTGTATGGCTACAGGTCCTTCCCCTTCGACCGAGACCCGGAAAACTTCACCGACTTCATGTCCCAAACGTTCCCGCCGTTCGTCTCCTGCGAGCTGACCGTCGCCAACCAGCTGGTGAACCGCCGCACGGAGATGTTCGGGTGCCACCTCATCTTTATGGAGCTGTACGAGAAGATCTTCATGGGGCTGTGGCTGTGGCTCATCGTCATCATGTCCATCACGATCTGCCagattatcttccttctcctcctgcaggTGCCGAGTGTGCGCCTCCTGCTGCTGCGTTTCTCCAAGCCGGTTCACGCCACCACCAAGCGCTCCTTGGTCATCGAAAACGTGGCGAGGAACAGTCGGGTCGGCGACGTGTATGTCCTGTACCGCCTGGGACAGTACCTCAGCCACGCCCGGTTCTGGGACGTGATGGTGCGTCTGGAGAACTCCCAAGCGTGCAATTGGAGAAAGAGCGAGGAAAGTAACAAAGACAGGATAAAGAACGAGGAAAGTAacaaagagaggataaagaacgAGGAGAGTAACAAAGCTAGAAACTTCACCTCGACAGAAAACCAAGAACAGAAGACGCAGAAAGTAAAAGGGCGCTCCAAGCCGCACAAGGACACCATAGTCACATTTCCCGAGGACAGTCCGCTGCTGAAGAATGCCAAAGACTGA